Genomic window (Nicotiana sylvestris chromosome 7, ASM39365v2, whole genome shotgun sequence):
AGCGAAGAGTATGAAAAAGCAGTAGAGAAATGTAAGAGAAAGCTTAGAGGACTCATTGCTGAGAAGAATTGTGCTCCTATTATCCTCCGATTGGCGTAagcgctctctctctctctctctcgcctTTTTAATTGCTTATTGCTGAGTAGAATTATGATCAATATCGAATCTTATTGAGTTGAATTCAGTATGTTTGACTGTAAATATCGAAAGAGAGGAGATGTTGTGGTGTTGATAAGTTTATCTTTTTTTAGTAAAAATTGTAAGTGTGCATATATCTCTCTGTTTTTAATGATTAgaagtatgtatgtatgtatgtatgtatgtatgtatgtatgtatgtatgtatgtatggaATCATGGGTATAATCATAATATTGGATTGCCTCCATTTGTAGACTGCAAATTACAGTGTAATTGGTTCCCGTGCTTTCTTATACTTAGATATCTAGTACTATCAGTTATTTTTTTTACTTCGGTTACCTTCCTATCTTGTTGTTGTTAATATTACTTGTTACTGCTTCGTTACTATTACTGTATCCATTACTGTATTTCCTTTTAATAATACTGTGACTATACTTTTATTGAGACGAGGGTTTAccgaaaacaacctctctatcttcAACCCCAAGgtttgcatacacactacccttcccagaccccacttgtggaattacactgtatttgttattgttgttgtaaatTACAGTGTAATTGGCTACCTAAACTCTAAATCGTTCTATAAGACAATCTTAGTACTGGCCTCAGCTTAGATTATCTTAGAGGAACATTAGAATTCAATTGTTGATACTATGAAAACTTGCCTTAACATGTAATTTGATTATAATATTGTAAAACAGAAAGGTAAGAGAATTTATAATACTGTCCACTAAGCTTGAGCACCTTAGCTTGTCCATAATGGTGGCCTGAAGTGTACTATTACTCGACTTTCAGATGGCATTCAGCAGGGACATATGATGTCAAAACCAAAACTGGCGGTCCATTCGGGACAATCAGGCACCTTGATGAACTTAAACATGGAGCTAACAATGGTCTTGACATTGCTGTTCGGCTTTTGGAGCCAATTAAGGAGCAATTTCCAATCCTATCCTATGCCGACTTTTATCAGGTAAAAAAATTTCTCAGGCAATGCAAATGTTTGGAGAAAGTCACTTTTTTTGTGTGAATGCATCTAATGGTCATCCTTTTGGTCCTAAAATGAAGTTGGCTGGCGTTGTGGCTGTTGAAGTCACGGGAGGCCCTGATATTCCATTTCACCCAGGGAGACAGGTCAGTAACTTGGATTCTCTTTTCTTACTTTGCCAGAAAGTTTGGCTATATAATAAAAGTGTGTTAAAGTATCAATCAGTCTCTTGCTTGGTAGCCAATTTGAAGATGCAATACATGGTTCCATCTTTCTCCTTGTGTTGGTAGCTTACTATTAACTAAGTTATTTTCGATATCGGTGTAAATGGAATGTGATCATATATCTATTAGTCTGTAGACCATGCATATGTGCCATTTTTCGTAGACTAATCTTAGTTTGTTCCCATTTGTTTGAGAAAAGGGTGCCTCAGATTCGCTTCAGCTGGGCTAGTAATCACCTTCTTTGGATTAAAGTTATTTCTCCCTTTAAATGCTTCACTGTCTTCTCCATATTAGACGTGAAAATCGTCTTTGGGGTAGTGTATGTAATCTTCAATCCTGCCAAGAACTGATTTACTGAAATTGTGACTTTCCAGAAAACTTTGTGGTAATGGCATAGGTGAACCTTTTGAGGTCATTtgaatgttgaacctgagctATGGGAACTTAACTAGGATTAGCACCTCATTATGTAGGACTTGGTAACTATTTACTTAGCATTTCTATGTAGTGAAGATGAGATATCGAAACACAAAATTCTAGAAATAGTAAAGAATTTAAAGAGGGAACTGATAAAATAGACTGTATAGACTACAGAAATTTGCTCGACTTGTTAGAAAGCCAATTGAgaggggtgtgtgtgtgtgtttggggggggggggtgttgatATCATGTCCTTAGGAAAACCAGTAGTGTGCATAAATGCTTATCTAGTTCCAATCTTTTGTGAAGTTAATTTCAGTAATTGTTGTGTATAAGAAAGTTATATTAGAATGCAAGAATTGCCTGTGAACTATCAGGCAAATACTGTCCTGAGATTCCCAGTTATTGGCAACTTAAACTTCTATAGGGATTAATCTCATCGGCCAATTAAAATGATAAATCATTGTTTCGGTTCCAGGACAAGACAGAACCACCTCCGGAAGGCCGCTTGCCTGATGCCACTAAAGGTCACTGCTTGCTTCTTTTACTCTTTCAGTATCTAAAGTTGTTCAAAGTACGCAGTGTCCCTGAAAAATCGTGCAACTTTTTGTTTTCTTCAGGCTCAGACCATCTGAGAGAGGTTTTTGGACACATGGGGCTGAGTGATAAAGACATTGTTGCTTTATCTGGTGGTCACACTCTGGTAAGCAGGGAAAGAATTGATATATGCTGCAATCACTCCTTGAAGTTAAGCCTTTAGAATATGTATTTCCATTGTCTTTGGTCCTTAGTATTGTGGTTTCTTGGTTCTTTAATCAGGGAAGGTGCCACAAAGAACGCTCAGGATTTGAGGGAGCATGGACTAACAACCCTTTGATATTTGATAATTCATATTTCAAGtaagtatgttgttgttgttgttgctgttgtagcAATGCCTACTTAACTTTGGCTCCTGAATCCACATATTCTGTTTTCATGCTATTTATGAATTTGCTAGTTCTTGGAAGCACAAGAAAAATTTGCCAGGATTAGTTCTATAACTCGAATGCTATGTTGTAACTTCTGTGAATGCCAGGGAACTCCTGAGTGGAGAGAAAGAAGGTCTCCTCCAGCTACCATCAGACAAAGCACTCCTAGAAGATCCAGTCTTCTGCCCTCTCGTCGAGAAATACGCTGCAGTATGTTGACTGCATCTTAATTGTGCTTTCAAAACCATATTTAGCATTTTCTGACGTTTTCTATTTTatgtcacgggttcgagccgtggaagcagttactaatgcttgcattagagtACGCTGTCTACATCTCACCTATtggggtgcggcccttccccGAACCATGTGTGAACGTGGGATGCcttgtgcaccgggctgccctatAGGCATAATTGAGTTATATTTTCATAAGAAAAATTAGTTTTATGATTTTGGTGCAGTAAGTATGAAGTTGAATGATCATCCGTGAAATGAACCTGATCCCTATTGAAGTTCAACATAACATTTATATGATGATCTTCTTGTATTATTTGATAACATTATGGCTTTGCTCTAGGATGAAGATGCTTTCTTTGCTGACTATGCTGAAGCTCATTTGAAGCTTTCAGAGCTTGGGTAAGTTATCTTTAAGTTATATACACTTGTGAATTTTATCCAAGGATAACAGTATTTACCAAATTACCAATTAGCACTCATCATAGAAATTTATTTATAATTATCTTAAAAGTGACTTGATTGGTTATTTATCTTTTATAATAGATTTGCAGATGCTGAATAAGGTGTGGTGAGAAAGCTGTCCAATGGTCTTTGGAGATTTATCTGATTCTTCCAAATTTTCATTTGTACTACTATGTGCAAAACTTTATTTATTAAGGTCTGAGACCAACTTTTCCTATACTATATGAATTGAGGAATATGTTGGGGCTCAAGAGTCTTGTAATCTGCAACTTTTGTGTCGATATGTCGATCTTGGTATATAAGCTGTTTATTATGGTATGATATGACTTTCTACATGTTTTGATTGTGACATTGATAAATTAATTGTACGTTTCTCTTGTGGTTTATATTTTTACTTCAGCTATAAGCAATTCTAACATGATTATTCGAACTATTTTCTTCTCCCATTCCACCTTTGCTGTCCCTTTCTCTACGAGATACTCTGTTCTGATGTATGAGATATCGAGAAATTTGATATATCAACATTGTGGTTGAAGTTTATTTTAGTTAATTCCATTTAGAAACTTAGATTTGGACGTGCAGTTGGAATATTCATAAGGATTTCAAATTACCAAAGGGACTTTTTGGGGTGGTCTTAGCGACATGTTTTCAAAATTTGTGGTATTTAAAACATGATTCACGACCTGCGCATGCTCTTTAGCGGTTTTTCTATCAGATTAAATTGTACATCAAAGTTTAGCGGATTGTCATACTTTTGCTTTTCGGGATTTCTCTAtcaattcagtagagttggtgcTATTGTTAAATTGTTCATTGAAGTCTATGGTTGTCATATTTCTGATCTTCACGAATTTCTCTATCGGATTGTTATAGTTGATATTATATTGTGTCTATTTATTTGTTAAGTTGTACATCGAAGTCTACTGGATTGGTATACTTTTTCTGAGTTGTTTTAGTGGTGTTCTTTGAATTTGCAACCTCACTTCCGATCAAATCGTTCCAAATCTATTCCAAATGATCTCAAATTTGAAACAAAGCTTCCAAATATCAACATAAACAATCTCCAATCATCAATTTAGTCGAGTGACACCAAATTAAAAAGCCTCACTTTATTTTCTTTAATACTTTTTAAGGTCCAATAATGGGGTGTTGAGATTTTTACAGAAGTTTAAGCACAAATTATTAACAATCAACCGATTTCAACCTCTGGATTTTGGGCCTATGAATTGGAAATAGGCTGGCCTTGATCCCTGACCCATTTAGGCCCATTAATCTTTATATTTGGGGGTGAAGTACACAAATAGACTTCGAAGTAGTTGGTCTTGATTTTTTGTCCCCGATTGCTCAACGGGCAGAACTTCGAGTTTAACAAGTATTATTTCTCGTTTTCCCTATGAGTAACACTTTTAACTTTTGACTTTGAAGTTTTGCCTCTGGGCAAGCAGGAGGCAAAAGTAAAGACTGCCCCAAAAAGTGTCAAATTTATATAATTTCGTGTTATATTTGCTTAGAGTTTAAAGTAGGGAAATATgtagtttttccttttctttaaataTTTCTTATCTTATATATATTTAGCTATGATTAAACCTTTGCATTTTCGTATTGATTTCAACTTTGCTATTATTTGGATTTTAAAATGCTGTCTTTATACATATACTTAGACATTAAGGAATACATACGTAGAAAATGTGGTTCCAAAAACAATGCCAATTGGCGTTCCGTTTGAAAGTTGATAAGCTGGTAAAGCAAAAGGCAaatgaaagaaaaacaaagagaaaagaaagtaTATTATTAGTTTTTTATTTCTGTAAAGTCATAAGCAAAAAGTTTTCAATCACACACTTTGATACTGAAAGGTCGCAATAAAGTAAGTCCATCTTAGTGGAAAAGTACTTAATAATTCAGCATTGTTAACTGTTCTTATCACTTCATTTTCAAAGCATTAGTTGTTATTACGTTCTTGCTTAGAAGTTTcagtaaatgttttttttttcatatgaGAAAGCAacgaaaaataaaatttagtaaaattacattgtttgaccaaaaagtgttaaaTCTTTTGTTAAACCAattaatgaagaaaataaaggataaatcttagccaaacataattaactctagatttAAGCATGTGAACATGAGAATCGAACGAAGTCAAGTTTATATAGCTCCTCTTGAGTCTATAAAAAGGCATCAAACATAAATGATAAGCTTACATCGTTGATACATTATTCCGTACTTGTAAGAGCAAAGAGGGAAAGAATGCTATGGATAATTATTGGACCTATCTTTATTGAATCAGCCATGGAGATTACTGAGATTTGCGGCCGAAATCTTGGCTTTTAACTTGTTGGAGATCCTCTTCTATTCCTCTGtttcattttctctttttggtgtcagccccccttTCTTGCCTTCTTACCTTCTATTTATACTAATAATGTTCACCTTTGCCCAACGATCTTTAACCAGAATATTTTCTCTTGATTATATCTTTCATTATTCCCCTAAAGCATTGCGACACACACTTCGCCGTACAGGCTTAATGATGGCTCGATCTTGGCTGTGGTCGAGATGCTTGTCGTTGTGATACTTTGTGAATACGACCACGGCTCAGTCGACCCCCTATCATTCCTTTTAGCTTTGATCCTCATGGATGGATTTTGactcatacagttagtcccttcgCCTGTTGGGGTCGCCTCTTGACGAGCTCGATAGGCGGACTCTGTTGATTCAAAAAGTGGGAGAAATCTGGCCATCTTACACAAGAGACGAGGTTCTCATGGCGAGATAGTGACTTGACTATTTAAGAACTGCATCGGACCGTTACGTCAGTTCAGAGTTGGATCGTCACATCGATTCAGGGTATCATGAATACCTATTATGCGTCATTATGGCGCACGTTTCCCAGGCACCGTATTGTTTTCTGTGCCTTTTCAGTTTTTTTATTGGCGGCTCTTGGGTTTCCCGCTCAGGACATTTATGTCCCTATACATAGGGAGAATCCTTTATTTGATTGTTGTGCTTTTCAGTTTATCTAAGAAAGAACTTGGCAAACTTCCTCCTCCCCTAGTCTTTCATACTTCTGCTTTAAATAGAATTCGACTTGACCATCATCTCTTTTCCTTCACCATTCTTGTTTATTTCGATCAAGAAAAACAAATGGCTAGTACTCCTTCCCAATCCGATAGAGTTGTTGGTGCTATGGTGTCGGAAAGTGACGTATCCCTATTCGAAGAGGGAAAGGAAGTGGTAGAAGATGAGGGATTTCCAACGGTGGATGAGATAATTCCTCATCCGGGGAAGGCAAGAACCGATTTTTACAGTCCTTCAAGGAGTGAGACGGAGTCTGTTCCTTCCACCATGGATGAGGCGGCGATCGCGGCGCTCAAAGCTAAGTGAGGGGTCCCTGTTCACATT
Coding sequences:
- the LOC104244992 gene encoding L-ascorbate peroxidase 2, cytosolic; translation: MGKCYPKVSEEYEKAVEKCKRKLRGLIAEKNCAPIILRLAWHSAGTYDVKTKTGGPFGTIRHLDELKHGANNGLDIAVRLLEPIKEQFPILSYADFYQLAGVVAVEVTGGPDIPFHPGRQDKTEPPPEGRLPDATKGSDHLREVFGHMGLSDKDIVALSGGHTLGRCHKERSGFEGAWTNNPLIFDNSYFKELLSGEKEGLLQLPSDKALLEDPVFCPLVEKYAADEDAFFADYAEAHLKLSELGFADAE